The stretch of DNA CGGCGGGGGATCCCCGCGTGACTCGCTGAGCATCCTCGACCAGCTCCTCGCCGGCGCCGGCGACGAGGGCGTCACCTACCCGCGCGCGCTCGCGCTGCTCGGTGTCACCGACGTCGCGCTGATCGACGACGCCGTGGACGCGCTGGCCACCGGCGACGGTGCCGCGCTGTTCGGGACGGTCGACCGGGTGATGGACGCCGGGCACGATCCGCGGCGGTTCGCCGTCGACCTGCTCGAGCGCCTGCGCGACCTCATCCTGATGCAGGCGGTCCCCGACGCCGCCGAGCGCGGCCTGGTCGACGCTCCCGGCGACGTGCTCGAGCACATGCGCGCCCAGGTCCAGCGGATCGGTCCCGCCACGCTCACCCGGTACGCCGAGGTGATGCACGCCGGACTCGGCGAGATGCGCGGCGCCACCGCCCCCCGGCTGCTGCTCGAGGTGATGTGCGCCCGGATGCTGCTGCCGTCGGCGTCCGATGCGGAGTCGGCCGTGCTGCAGCGACTCGAACGCGTCGAACGCGGACTTCCGCCCGCCGGGACGGCGCCTGCTGTCGACGGGGAACACCCTGCGGCAGCGCCGGCTCGCGCGCCCGAACGGCCCGCCGAGCCGGAACCGGAGCCGAAGTTCCAGCGACCGTCCATGCGCCAGGCCGCAGCGGCCACCGTGCCCCCGCCGCCCGAGCCGGAACCCGAACCGATGCCGCGGCCGGTTCCGGAGCCGACGCCGGCTCCCGTTCCCGAACCGGAGCCGACGCCACAGCCCGAGCCGACTCCCGTTCCGGAGCCGACACCACAGCCCGAGCCGGCGCCCGTTCCGGAGCCGATGCCGGAACCCGAGCCGACGCCGCGGCCCGTGCCCGAACCGGCGCCTGAGCCGACGCCTGCTCCCGAACCCGAGCCGACTCCAGAACCGGAGCCGCCGCTCGCACCCGAGGTGGAAGCTGCACCTGCCGCATCGGCGGGTCCGGATGCCGCCACACTGCGCGAGGCCTGGAATTCGCTGCGCGAGAAGGTGAGTCAGCGGAACAAAATCCTGCCCGCGATGTTGTCGGCCGCGACGGTGCACGACGTGCAAGGCAACCGCCTGATCCTGGCGCACCCGGTCCCCAACCTGGGTGCCCGGATCGCGTCGCCGCACAACGCGCAGGTGATCGCCGAGGTCCTGTCCGAGATGTTCGGCGGCACCTGGGAAGTGGAGTATCAGGCCGGCGCCCCGACGGCGCCGCCTCCACCGGTCGCGAAGGCCGCGGCGGCGCCGGCGAAGCCGGCAGGCGCTCCCCGGTTCTCCCGTCCCAGCCAGGAGAGGGCGGCGCAGCGCCCGCCGCAGCAGCAGTCCGACACGCGGAACTCCGACGCGGGTCCGGGTGCGGCGCAGGCACGACCGTCGTCCGAGCCGGACGACGACATCCCGCCGCCGGAAGCTCCCGACTATCCGGACGATCCCGGGCCGGTCGATTACGAGGCCGTGTCGTCGACGCCGCCCGTCTCCACACCCGAGGACGAGGAAGAGATGTTCAAGGAGGCGGCGGAACCCGTCGACCCCGCGACACGCCGTGACCCGGAGGACGTGGCGTTCGAACTGCTCAAGGACATGCTCGGGGCGAAGAAGCTCGAGGGCTGAACCGGGCGGCGCGGTCCCGGCACGTCGGGACAATCGCCCCTGGTGCCCGGGACGCCGGGTGCCCGATCGTCGTCTCATGAGCACAGTGAATGTTCCAGACGGCGTGCAGAACGAGGTCCCGGCGACCGCGCGACCGCGAAGTGGCCGGTGGTGGGCGTACGTCGGGATCCTGGCCGGTGTGGCCGGGATCGTCGGCATCCAGGCGAGCATGTCGGTCGACGCGGTGTACGTGGAGGCGTCGGCCGGCGACGCGGTCGCCATCATGAACGGCCTCGCCGGCCAGCGCACCGGGATTCTCGTGATGCACGTGTCGATCATGACCGCGGCGCTGCTGATCCTCGTCTTCGCCGCCGGGCTGTCCCAGCGCCTGCGGGCAGCGTTGCCCGCCGAGAGCATCCTGCCGTCGGTCGCGGCGTTCGGGCTGGTCCTGACGTCGGCGGCGTGCCTGCTGGGGACCGGGCTGACCACCGAGCTGGTGTTCGGCCTCGGTGACACGAGCCGGCTGGTGCCGGAGTTCGCGGTGGTCGGCGGCCACTGGATGGGCACGATTGCGTGGCTGTGGGCGGGCGCAGGTGTCAGCGCGCTGGCGGTGGCCGCGGCACTGCTCCGGGGACACGCGGGCCCGCGGTGGATCGGCTGGGTGAGCCTGGTCCTGGGCCTGGTGACCGCCGTCATCGGCGTCTCACCGCTGCAGTACCTCGCCGGGTTCACCGGACCGCTGTGGGTGCTGGTGAGCGCGATCGGATTCGCTTTCGCCGACACCGTGCGCGAGTAGGGGAGATACTCGTTCGCATCATGGTGAAGCAGAAGGACACTCGAATGACCGAGGGGTCGGCGGGTGCGGGCGGTGCGCCCGTACCCGCTGCTGTCATGGCGGTGTCCGCGTGGGTTCTGGTCGTTCTGTCGGTGGTGGCGTTCGTCCGGGCAGATCCGGGAATCGGCTCGAATCAGCTGTTCTTCCTGGTGGACGTCGTCGGGGCGGCGGTCTACGGGACCGTGGCCGGCGTCGTCCTCGCCCGCCGGGTGCACCCGGTGCCGATCATTCTGGGCCTCACCGCGATCGGCGTGGGTATCGCCGCGCTGAGCTACAGCTACACGCAACTCGCGCTCGTGCGTCCGGGGCTGCCGTGGGTCGACGCGCTGTCGCCGCTGCAGAACACCGCGTGGATTCCCGGGACGCTCAGTCTGTTCCTGATCGTGCCGTGGCTGATCCGCGACCACCCGCTCGGCGTCGGCGCGAAATGCGGTGTCCTCGCGGGTATCGCCGCGACGGTCTGGTACTTCTGGGCACGCACGTTCACGGGGATCCCGGCGGTCTGGGTGATCGCGCCGGTGCTCGTGGCCGGCTTCGCGGCGGCAGCGGACTGCGGGTGGAGGTGGCGTCACGGCCCGCCCGCCGAGCGTGTGGGTCTCGGGTGGATGTGTCTGGGCACGGCGCTGATGACGGCCGCGTACATCCCGTTGGTGCTGCCCGCGTCGATGCCGGGACTGTGGGTGCTCAACCCGTTGGTGCACTTGGCTGTTCAGGCGTTCTATCCGGTCGCGATCCTGGTGTGCATTCTGCGCCAGCGCATGTGGGGGCTGAATCTGGCCGTCAGCCGCGCGACGGTGGCGGGCACTCTCACCGTCCTGCTGCTGGTGCTGTACGTGGTGGTGGCGACGGCCCTGACGGCGCTGCTGCCCGACGGTGATTCGGCCGGGGCGCAGGTGGTCGCGGCGGGTGTCGTCGCGGTCGCGGTGCAGCCGGTGCGTTTGTGGCTGCAGCGGAGGGTTCACCGCCTGGTGTACGGCGAGGATCCTGCGCGGGCCGTCCGCACCCTCGGCAGGCAGTTCGGCAGCGCCGAGACCCCGGAACAACTCCTCGAGGGTCTCGCTGCCGGTGTCGGCGTCGCGTTGCGGCTCGAATCCGTGACCGTGCGGCGCACCAGCGGGATTGCCGCGGTATGGGGTTCGGCGACGGGGCCCGCCGAGTCGGTGGAGTTGGTCCACCGCGGCGCGGCGCTGGGGACGATGGTCGTGACAGCGCCGCCGGGGGAAGCGCTGGGGACGCGCACCCGCCGGTCGCTCACCGAACTGTCGGCGGTGGTGACGGCCGGTCTCGTCGTGCTGCAGTCGGCGGAGAACCTGCAGGAGGCGCGACGCCGGCTGGCGTCCGTGCGACTGGAGGAGCGGCAGATGATCCGGCGCGAACTCCACGACGGGCTGGGTCCGTCGCTCGCGGGCATCCGGCTCGGCCTGCAGGGCGCCCGGAACCTGCTCGGCTCGGATCCGGTCGCCGCCGCCGAACTCATCGACGCGCTGCAGGAGCAACTCGACCATCAAGTGGAGGGCGTCCGGCAGCTGTCGCGCAGCATGTTCCCGCCGGTGCTCGACGAACTCGGACTGGTCCCGGCGCTGCACGAACTGGCGGCCAACCAGTCGCGCAGCGGATTCCAGCTGCGGGTGCAGGCCGATCCGCCGCCGCGACTGGGCGCGGAGATCAGCGCGGCGGCGTACGGGATCGTCGTCGAGGCCGTCACCAACGCGCGCCGTCACAGCGGTGCCGACGGCTGCCGGGTCGACGCCACGTTCGCCCGGGAGGTGCTGACGGTCGTCATCCACGACGACGGCTGCGGGTTCGATCCGGCCGGGGGCGGCGGCGTCGGAACCCGGTCGATGCGGGAGCGGGCCCACGAACTCGGCGGCACCCTCCACATCGAATCCGGCCGTCCGACAGGCACGGTGGTCACCGCCCGGCTACCGTTGACCGCATCATGAGCGCGGGCACGACACATTCCACCACCTCGTCCATCCGGGTAGCCGTCGTCGACGACCACCCGGTGTTCCGGCTCGGGATGGCCGCGTTGCTGTCGACGCTGGACGGCATGGAGGTGGCCGCGCAGGCCAGTTCCGTCGCCGAGGCGCTCGACGTCGTGGACGGGGACGTCGACGTGGTGCTGATGGATCTCGAACTCGGGGACGGTTCGGGGGTGGACGCCACCCGGCGGCTCCTCGAGCGGCACCCCGCGCTGCGCGTGCTCGTGGTCACCATGCACGAGGACGACGAATCGCTGGTCGCGTCGGTGCGGGCCGGGGCGCGCGGTTACCTGGTCAAGGGCGCAGATCCGGGGGAGGTCGAACGGGCGGTCCGGGCGGTCGCCAACGGCGAGATGATCCTCGGCGCCGCGGTGGCGGCCCGTGCGATGAGTTTCATGGCCGCCTCGCGCCGGATGGAGCCCGCGGTGTTCCCCGAACTCACCGACCGCGAACGGGAGGTCCTCGACCTCGTCGCCCGCGGCTACGACAACGCGAGCATCTCGCGCCGACTGGTGCTGAGCCCGAAGACGGTGCGGAACCACGTGTCGAACGTGCTCGCCAAGCTGGGCGTGCCCGACCGTCCCGCAGCCATCGTGCGGGCGCGGGACGCGGGCCTCGGACTCGACACCTGAGGCGTCGGAGTCACACCGCCGCAGTGGAGGTGGTCGGCACGAATCGGATGCCCGGACCGGTGTCGTCCGTGTTGGTCGCGGTGGGCCCGGCGCCCGGGGCCGCGACCCGCACCTCGGGGATCTGCCGGGGCGCGTCGGCGAGCGGCGGCTGATCCCGCCACACCGGCTGCGCCTCCTGCAGTTCCAGCACGATGGAGATCAGCGCCGCCTCGGACCACGGGACCCCGCCCAGTTGCACGCCGAACGGGATGCCGGTGGCCGCGGACCGGCCGACCGGCGTGCAGACGACCGGGGCACCCGTGTAATTGGCCCAGAAATAGTTCTCCCGCGCACCGGCGAACACACTCGAGTCGGAGAGGGCGTCGCGACGTACCCCGTCGGTGGGCGCGCCGGGACGCAGAATCGCATCCAGCCGGTGGTCGGCGAACATCCGGTTGTAGTCGTGCTGGAAACGCAGGCGCGCGCGTTCGAGGGCGAAGTAGTCGGCGACAGGCAGGACGAGGCTCGCCATCGCCGCGGTCGCCGCGAGCGCCGACTCCGGGTCGTACGCCGGGAGGCGGTCCGCGAACTGCCGGTGATACGAGCCGAACTCGGCGTAATCCCCGCTCAGCAGACCCGTCGGGACCTCGGGCTCGGTGACGTCGACGATCTCGCCGCCCAATGCGCGGACTCCGTCGAGGAACCCGGCGAACAAGGTCCCGATCGAGCCGGGCAGGTCGTCGGCGACACCGTGCGGAAGCCCGAAGCGCTTGCCGGACAGCGGACGCGTCCCGCCCACAGCCGTCAGCGGGTACCCCTCCGCGGGAACGTCGGGGCCTACGGACGTGCTGGGATCGTCGACGTCGACGCCGGCCATGTGGCTCAGGAGCAGCGAGGCGTCGGCGACACTGCGGCCCATCGGACCGGTGTGATCGCGCGTCCAGGTCAGCGGAATCACCCCGCTGGTGCTGCACCGCCCGAACGTCGGTTTGATCGAGGTGATCCCGCACGCGCTCGCGGGGATACGCAACGACCCGCCGGTGTCCGTCCCCAGCGCGCAGGGCGCGAACCGGGCGGCGAGGGCCGCGGCGCTCCCACCGGACGAGCCGCCCGGCGAATACCGGACGTCCCACGGGTTCCCGACCTGCGGCGTCGCGGTTCCGATGGCGAACTCGTGGGTGTGCGCGTGGCCCATCAGCACCATGCCCGCGTCGCGCAGTTGCCGCCACACCCCGGCGTCGCCGGCGGCGATGTTGCCGTCGAGGACGCCACTCGACGCGGTCACGGGCAGCCCGGCCACCGCGTACAGATCCTTCAGCGCGATCGGCAACCCGCAGACCAGTGGCGCGGACCCTGCCGCCAGTCGCCGCGCGGCCGACTCCGCGGCCTCGTAGGCCTGCTCGGGGTAGATCCGGATCCACGCCTCGATGCCGCCGTCGTGCGCGGCGCTGCGCGACAGGCACGCGTCGAGCAGTTCGCGCGGATGCAGCGCCCGGGACTGCAACAGCGACGCCGCCTCGACGGCGCTCAGCAGTGCCGGATCGGACGCGGAAATCGAGGCGGGCGAGGGCAGGCGCCGGGCCGGGCTCGCGGTCGCGCCGGCACGCCCCAGCCCGGCAACGGTTACCGCACCCGCGGTCGCGGCGCCGAACAGTTGCCGGCGGGACAGTCGGGTGGTCACAGCGTTTTCTCCTCCGCTCGGGTCGCGTCGAGCGCCGCGCCATTACAGCACGAAACGGTGGGCCGGGCAGGGTCGAGGTCGCCCGGTCGTGATCGCCTGGGTCACGATCCAGGATCGCTTCGGTCCTTCCTACTGTTTTGCAACACGTTCTAAGGTGGACGTGCCGGGGTATGCCCCGTGCAGAGCGCCGTGTGCACGGTCGGCGTCGACGCAGATAAGGAAGGAACACTCCACAGTGACCACAGAGGCATTCATTTATGAAGCCATCCGGACCCCGCGCGGCCGCGGAAAGAAGACCGGTTCGCTGCACTCGGTCAAGCCGATCTCGCTGGTCACCGGCCTGATCGACGAGCTCCGCGCCCGCTTCCCCGACCTGGACGAGGATCGCATCTCGGACCTGGTTCTCGGCGTCGTCACCCCCGTCGGCGACCAGGGCATGGACATCGCCCGCGTCGCGGTCAACGACGCCGGACTGCCCGACACCGTCGGCGGCGTCCAGCTGAACCGGTTCTGCGCGTCCGGCCTCGAGGCCGTCAACACCGCCGCGCAGAAGGTGCGGTCCGGCTGGGACGAACTGGTCATCGCCGGTGGCGTCGAATCGATGTCCCGCGTGCCGATGGGCTCCGACGGCGGACCGTGGGCGCTCGACCCGGCCACCAACTACGACAACTACTTCGTCCCCCAGGGCGTGGGCGCCGACCTGATCGCCACCATCGAGGGCTTCTCCCGCGAGGACGTCGACGCGTATGCCGTCCGCTCGCAGGACCTCGCCGCGAAGGCGTGGACCGGCGGCTACTTCGCCAAGTCCGTCGTCCCGGTCAAGGACATCAACGGCCTCGTCGTCCTCGACCAGGACGAGCACATGCGTCCCGGCACCACCCTCGAAAACCTCGCGGGCCTCAACCCGTCCTTCGCCGGAGTCGGCGAGATGGGCGGCTTCGACGCGGTGTCGCTGCAGAAGTACCACTGGGTCGAGAAGATCAACCACGTCCACCACGGCGGCAACAGCTCCGGCATCGTCGACGGCGCCGCACTGGTGCTCGTCGGGTCGGAGCAGGCAGGCAAGGACATGAGCCTGACCCCGCGCGCCCGCGTCGTCGCCACGGCCACCAGCGGCGCCGACTCCACGATCATGCTCACCGGCCCCACCCCGGCCTCGAAGAAGGTGCTCGCCGCCGCCGGTCTGACCGTCGACGACATCGACCTGTTCGAGATCAACGAGGCGTTCGCGTCCGTGGTGCTCAAGTTCCAGAAGGATCTGAACATCCCCGACGAGAAGCTCAACGTCAACGGCGGCGCCATCGCGATGGGGCATCCGCTCGGCGCCACCGGCGCCATGATCACCGGCACCATGATCGACGAGCTCGAGCGCCGGAATGCCCGGTACGCCCTCATCACCCTGTGCATCGGCGGCGGTATGGGCGTCGCCACCATCATCGAGCGCGTCTGACCGCCCGGACCATCAGGAGACTTGAAGCAGTGAGCGAGCAGAACATCATCAACTGGGAGCAGGACGCCGACGGCATCGTCGTGCTCACCATCGACGATCCCAACCAGGGCGCGAACACCATGAACGACGCCTACATCTCCTCGATGAAGGCGACCGTCGACCGCCTCGTCGACGAGAAGGACTCCATCACCGGTGTCGTGATCACGTCCGGCAAGAAGACGTTCTTCGCCGGCGGCGATCTGAAGAACATGATCAAGGTCGGCCCGGAGAACGCCGACGAGATCTACAGCCACAGTGTCGCGATCAAGTCGGATCTGCGCCGCCTCGAGACGCTCGGCAAGCCCGTCGTCGCCGCCATCAACGGTGCCGCGCTCGGTGGCGGACTCGAGATCGCGCTGGCCACGCACCACCGCGTCGCCGCGGATGTGAAGGGCGTCAAGATCGGCCTGCCCGAGGTCACCCTCGGCCTGCTGCCCGGCGGCGGTGGCGTCGTCCGCACCGTCCGCATGCTCGGTCTGCAGAACGCCCTCATGCAGGTGCTGCTCCAGGGCCAGCAGCGGGGACCGGTGCAGGCCAAGGAGGTCGGACTCGTCGACGAGGTCGTCGCCTCCGTCGAGGAACTGGTGCCCGCCGCGAAGGCGTGGATCAAGGCCAACCCCGAGGGCGGCGTCCAGCCGTGGGACAAGAAGGGCTACCGGATCCCCGGCGGCACCCCGTCCACCCCGGCGTTCGCCGCGAACCTGCCCGCGTTCCCCGCGAACCTGCGCAAGCAGCTGAAGGGCGCGCCCATGCCGGCGCCGCGCGCCATCATGGCCGCTGCCGTCGAGGGGTCGCAGGTCGACATCGACAACGCGCTCCTCATCGAGGCCCGCTACTTCACGTCGCTGGTCACCGGTCAGGTCGCGAAGAACATGATCCAGGCGTTCTTCTTCGACCTGCAGGCCATCAACTCCGGGGCGTCCCGTCCCGAGGGCATCGAGAAGACCCCGATCACCAAGGTCGGTGTGCTCGGCGCCGGCATGATGGGCGCCGGAATCGCCTACGTCTCCGCGAAAGCCGGCTTCGACGTCGTCCTCAAGGATGTCACCATCGAGGCCGCCAACAAGGGCAAGGCGTACTCCGAGGGCATCGAGGCCAAGGCGCTGTCGCGGGGCAAGACCACCGAGGAGAAGTCGAAGGCGCTCCTCGACCGCATCACGCCGTCCGCCGACCCCGCCGACTTCGCCGGTGTCGACTTCGTCATCGAGGCCGTCTTCGAGTCGCAGGACCTCAAGCACAAGGTGTTCCAGGAGATCGAAGACATCGTCGACCCGAAGGCGCTGCTCGGCTCGAACACGTCGACGCTGCCGATCACCGGCCTCGCGACGGGTGTGAAGCGCCAAGAGGACTTCATCGGAATCCATTTCTTCTCGCCCGTCGACAAGATGCCGCTCGTCGAGATCATCCGCGGCGAGAAGACATCCGACGAGGCCCTCGCCCGTGTCTTCGACTACGTGCAGGCCATCCGCAAGACGCCGATCGTCGTCAACGACTCGCGCGGCTTCTTCACCTCCCGCGTCATCGGCACGTTCATCAACGAGGCCATCGCCATGCTGGCGGAGGGCATCGAGCCCGCCACCATCGAACAGGCAGGCATGCAGGCCGGCTACCCGGCGGCACCGCTGCAGCTGTCCGACGAGCTGAACCTCACGCTGATGCAGAAGATCCGCAAGGAAACCGCGGAAGCCGCGAAGGCCGAAGGCAAGGAACTGCCCGCCGACCCGGCAGGCGACGTCATCAACACGATGGTCGACAAGTTCGACCGCAAGGGCAAACTCGGCGGCGCCGGCTTCTACGACTACGCCGACGGCAAGCGCGCCGGCCTGTGGCCCGGGCTGCGGGAGAACTTCGGTTCCAAGGAACTCGAAGTGCCGTTCCAGGACCTCATCGAACGCATGCTGTTCATCGAGGCCATCGAAACGCAGAAGTGCTTCGACGAGGGCGTGCTCCTCACTACTGCCGACGCCAACATCGGCTCCATCATGGGTATCGGCTTCCCCGCCTGGACCGGCGGTGTGTCGCAGTACATCCAGGGCTACGACGGCGGCCGGGCCGGCTTCGTCAAGCGCGCCGAAGAACTCGCCGCCAAGTACGGCGAGCG from Rhodococcus opacus B4 encodes:
- a CDS encoding amidase, which translates into the protein MTTRLSRRQLFGAATAGAVTVAGLGRAGATASPARRLPSPASISASDPALLSAVEAASLLQSRALHPRELLDACLSRSAAHDGGIEAWIRIYPEQAYEAAESAARRLAAGSAPLVCGLPIALKDLYAVAGLPVTASSGVLDGNIAAGDAGVWRQLRDAGMVLMGHAHTHEFAIGTATPQVGNPWDVRYSPGGSSGGSAAALAARFAPCALGTDTGGSLRIPASACGITSIKPTFGRCSTSGVIPLTWTRDHTGPMGRSVADASLLLSHMAGVDVDDPSTSVGPDVPAEGYPLTAVGGTRPLSGKRFGLPHGVADDLPGSIGTLFAGFLDGVRALGGEIVDVTEPEVPTGLLSGDYAEFGSYHRQFADRLPAYDPESALAATAAMASLVLPVADYFALERARLRFQHDYNRMFADHRLDAILRPGAPTDGVRRDALSDSSVFAGARENYFWANYTGAPVVCTPVGRSAATGIPFGVQLGGVPWSEAALISIVLELQEAQPVWRDQPPLADAPRQIPEVRVAAPGAGPTATNTDDTGPGIRFVPTTSTAAV
- a CDS encoding DNA polymerase III subunit gamma and tau: MALYRKYRPASFAEVVGQEHVTEPLSTALDAGRINHAYLFSGPRGCGKTSSARILARSLNCVEGPTSTPCGSCPSCVALGPGGSGNLDVTELDAASHGGVDDTRELRDRAFYAPAESRYRVFIVDEAHMVTTAGFNALLKIVEEPPEHLIFIFATTEPEKVLPTIRSRTHHYPFRLLAPTTMRGLLEKICQQESVPVADPVYPLVIRAGGGSPRDSLSILDQLLAGAGDEGVTYPRALALLGVTDVALIDDAVDALATGDGAALFGTVDRVMDAGHDPRRFAVDLLERLRDLILMQAVPDAAERGLVDAPGDVLEHMRAQVQRIGPATLTRYAEVMHAGLGEMRGATAPRLLLEVMCARMLLPSASDAESAVLQRLERVERGLPPAGTAPAVDGEHPAAAPARAPERPAEPEPEPKFQRPSMRQAAAATVPPPPEPEPEPMPRPVPEPTPAPVPEPEPTPQPEPTPVPEPTPQPEPAPVPEPMPEPEPTPRPVPEPAPEPTPAPEPEPTPEPEPPLAPEVEAAPAASAGPDAATLREAWNSLREKVSQRNKILPAMLSAATVHDVQGNRLILAHPVPNLGARIASPHNAQVIAEVLSEMFGGTWEVEYQAGAPTAPPPPVAKAAAAPAKPAGAPRFSRPSQERAAQRPPQQQSDTRNSDAGPGAAQARPSSEPDDDIPPPEAPDYPDDPGPVDYEAVSSTPPVSTPEDEEEMFKEAAEPVDPATRRDPEDVAFELLKDMLGAKKLEG
- a CDS encoding response regulator is translated as MSAGTTHSTTSSIRVAVVDDHPVFRLGMAALLSTLDGMEVAAQASSVAEALDVVDGDVDVVLMDLELGDGSGVDATRRLLERHPALRVLVVTMHEDDESLVASVRAGARGYLVKGADPGEVERAVRAVANGEMILGAAVAARAMSFMAASRRMEPAVFPELTDREREVLDLVARGYDNASISRRLVLSPKTVRNHVSNVLAKLGVPDRPAAIVRARDAGLGLDT
- a CDS encoding 3-hydroxyacyl-CoA dehydrogenase NAD-binding domain-containing protein, with protein sequence MSEQNIINWEQDADGIVVLTIDDPNQGANTMNDAYISSMKATVDRLVDEKDSITGVVITSGKKTFFAGGDLKNMIKVGPENADEIYSHSVAIKSDLRRLETLGKPVVAAINGAALGGGLEIALATHHRVAADVKGVKIGLPEVTLGLLPGGGGVVRTVRMLGLQNALMQVLLQGQQRGPVQAKEVGLVDEVVASVEELVPAAKAWIKANPEGGVQPWDKKGYRIPGGTPSTPAFAANLPAFPANLRKQLKGAPMPAPRAIMAAAVEGSQVDIDNALLIEARYFTSLVTGQVAKNMIQAFFFDLQAINSGASRPEGIEKTPITKVGVLGAGMMGAGIAYVSAKAGFDVVLKDVTIEAANKGKAYSEGIEAKALSRGKTTEEKSKALLDRITPSADPADFAGVDFVIEAVFESQDLKHKVFQEIEDIVDPKALLGSNTSTLPITGLATGVKRQEDFIGIHFFSPVDKMPLVEIIRGEKTSDEALARVFDYVQAIRKTPIVVNDSRGFFTSRVIGTFINEAIAMLAEGIEPATIEQAGMQAGYPAAPLQLSDELNLTLMQKIRKETAEAAKAEGKELPADPAGDVINTMVDKFDRKGKLGGAGFYDYADGKRAGLWPGLRENFGSKELEVPFQDLIERMLFIEAIETQKCFDEGVLLTTADANIGSIMGIGFPAWTGGVSQYIQGYDGGRAGFVKRAEELAAKYGERFTPPASLK
- a CDS encoding acetyl-CoA C-acetyltransferase, which produces MTTEAFIYEAIRTPRGRGKKTGSLHSVKPISLVTGLIDELRARFPDLDEDRISDLVLGVVTPVGDQGMDIARVAVNDAGLPDTVGGVQLNRFCASGLEAVNTAAQKVRSGWDELVIAGGVESMSRVPMGSDGGPWALDPATNYDNYFVPQGVGADLIATIEGFSREDVDAYAVRSQDLAAKAWTGGYFAKSVVPVKDINGLVVLDQDEHMRPGTTLENLAGLNPSFAGVGEMGGFDAVSLQKYHWVEKINHVHHGGNSSGIVDGAALVLVGSEQAGKDMSLTPRARVVATATSGADSTIMLTGPTPASKKVLAAAGLTVDDIDLFEINEAFASVVLKFQKDLNIPDEKLNVNGGAIAMGHPLGATGAMITGTMIDELERRNARYALITLCIGGGMGVATIIERV
- a CDS encoding sensor histidine kinase encodes the protein MTEGSAGAGGAPVPAAVMAVSAWVLVVLSVVAFVRADPGIGSNQLFFLVDVVGAAVYGTVAGVVLARRVHPVPIILGLTAIGVGIAALSYSYTQLALVRPGLPWVDALSPLQNTAWIPGTLSLFLIVPWLIRDHPLGVGAKCGVLAGIAATVWYFWARTFTGIPAVWVIAPVLVAGFAAAADCGWRWRHGPPAERVGLGWMCLGTALMTAAYIPLVLPASMPGLWVLNPLVHLAVQAFYPVAILVCILRQRMWGLNLAVSRATVAGTLTVLLLVLYVVVATALTALLPDGDSAGAQVVAAGVVAVAVQPVRLWLQRRVHRLVYGEDPARAVRTLGRQFGSAETPEQLLEGLAAGVGVALRLESVTVRRTSGIAAVWGSATGPAESVELVHRGAALGTMVVTAPPGEALGTRTRRSLTELSAVVTAGLVVLQSAENLQEARRRLASVRLEERQMIRRELHDGLGPSLAGIRLGLQGARNLLGSDPVAAAELIDALQEQLDHQVEGVRQLSRSMFPPVLDELGLVPALHELAANQSRSGFQLRVQADPPPRLGAEISAAAYGIVVEAVTNARRHSGADGCRVDATFAREVLTVVIHDDGCGFDPAGGGGVGTRSMRERAHELGGTLHIESGRPTGTVVTARLPLTAS